TGCTTGGTTTGTTACGCGCAATGGCACATTGTGCCATTTGCCTGTCTCCAAGTCCAGCAGGAGTAGCTCGTCGCTCATCTCGCCTCGGAGCTCCTCTTCTGTCTCCTCCACATCCTAATTTGTTgagtgttatatttttgttacctcTCATGAGATAGGGGCATGGCAAAGAAACCATAAACCCATACCATAAGATACAGACGAGAGATAATAATTATCACTCGCCAATCGTCACAATGATGCCTATTTTTCAGTGGCGTAAATTTTCTACTAGGAAATAAAATTTGGTTTTATAATTCAACAAAATTTGTACACAGTTTCTACAAACTTACACTAACTCCACCGAAGACATACGCCTTATTACTGTGCACATTGACAGCGGCGGCGTGTCCGGCCCTGGCCGGGGGGGCGAAGGCGCCACCTGTGAGACTGCGCCACGTCCAGCCGCCGCCCGTCCGCTCGCTCAGCCGGAAGAGAtccgtgtgtgtgtgtgtgcgctcGGTCTTGCCTTCCCGCACGCGGGAGAAACCACCGTACACTATCAACTGtcgacatatatattttattatatacagaaatgtaatttaattttacatctttctttaactTCACTCATTACCACATcatctaattatttattatgcactcaaaatagtagaaaaaaataattttgtgattttgatacatttactaaattaataaaattcctgGAACCATGTTTATACAGCAAATAATGACACTACAGAATAATATTCAAAAGCGAAAGTGATTGTAATCAAAGCAATTCTCTATAAGTTGTAAACATTGTTGTAAAACCACTGCACTTCAAattggtaatttaattaattttatttgccgAATATGTATACCTGTGACCCATATTCTGACATTCACGGCGATATACACATGTAGTACATCCTCATCATTGACTTACCGAGTCATTCCCAGCCGGAACAGTGACACATGCTGACCTAGCACAGGGTCCTCTCCCACTGGCCGCGAGTTTAGTCCATACGCGAGTGTCAAGGCAGAATGTGTACACGTCGTCAAAGTATTTACACTCGCGGCCGTCGTCCGCGTAGCCGCCGAACACGAACAACTTGCGCCCGAGGAGCACCATGCAGTGACCAGAAGCGTGGAATGGGCCATTGGGGGCTACcacctgaaaataaaattacttgtaGACATTACCAAAAAAGTTATCAGTTCAATTACATAATCGGTCTTAACATCACgcacagtgaaataccaaacaatactttgtaattcagggtgttggatggtgttgttaatggacggtcgtatcgggtggcgaacggcaagctcgtcttgtcaatcaaaggaataaaaaaactataaacactGAAAATTTATAAGGTTAGGTTAGATTAGTATCTGTATTTCTACATGCAATAAATAGggcaaataaaattcaatgtgAATGCTCAACTTTAAATTTGTAAACTACCTATTACCTTTTCCCATTTCTTCTCAGCTAGTGAGAAGCACCAAAGATCTTTGTAGTGGTAAAACTGTGTCTCTGATGGGCTTGTGAACTCTCCACCAAACACCCATAGTTCTCCTCTGTGaacaattttgatatttgaaatTGAATGGGGAACAACATATACTTCAGTTAAAGAAAATTTCAGCAAGAGGAAAACATTAAGTTAAATTGTTATCAAAGTAGCTTTTTTATCACTTCTTTCTGAAGCTATGAATACTAATATGACATTCACAAAACAAGTTTTTACTTATTGGCTGGTGTGGCGACCGCCTGGTGAGCGCTGCGTGGCGGCGGCGCACCCGGCGCCTTCACTTGCCGCCATGTGTTGTTAGCGGGGTTGTAGAATAACAACTCATTATATGTCTCTGTCTGTCAAAAATATTGATAGTTTTaacataatgataaataaatagcatGTTATTactaaaccaaatatattaGGCCTGTCCTGACTTAATTGTTGATGTCAAGATAAATATGAGACATGTGGGCGAAGAATAATATAGTAGATACTAATTTAAtgcaaccatttttttttttatttactttgtccCAATTTAGCATTTATTAAGTATCTAAatgaagattaaaataaaattaatgcaataaaacaattaccttCTGCCCATTATGGTACTCTCCACCAAACATAATAAGTTCATTGTTTGTGGGGTGTGAAGTCAGGGAGGCATATGCTCGTGGGGACGGAGGCCCTGGCAGT
The Manduca sexta isolate Smith_Timp_Sample1 unplaced genomic scaffold, JHU_Msex_v1.0 HiC_scaffold_3246, whole genome shotgun sequence genome window above contains:
- the LOC119192831 gene encoding LOW QUALITY PROTEIN: kelch domain-containing protein 4-like (The sequence of the model RefSeq protein was modified relative to this genomic sequence to represent the inferred CDS: inserted 4 bases in 2 codons), yielding MGKKKNKNKLSGAVKTAAKTEKKLANKLKKELANLGEEDIAKVIAQIEREEAKRAAATDKTLPGPPSPRAYASLTSHPTNNELIMFGGEYHNGQKTETYNELLFYNPANNTWRQVKAPGAPPPRSAHQAVATPANKGELWVFGGEFTSPSETQFYHYKDLWCFSLAEKKWEKVVAPNGPFHASGHCMVLLGRKLFVFGGYADDGRECKYFDDVYTFCLDTRVWTKLAASGRGPCARSACVTVPAGNDSLIVYGGFSRVREGKTERTHTHTDLFRLSERTGGGWTWRSLTGGAFAPPARAGHAAAVNVHSNKAYVFGGVSDVEETEEELRGEMSDELLLLDLETGKWHNVPLRVXQTKQMEEVKEPVETVEDDTKETVTVVTDEVFTMKLGGAPVSTGXG